The following are encoded together in the Montipora foliosa isolate CH-2021 chromosome 12, ASM3666993v2, whole genome shotgun sequence genome:
- the LOC137978714 gene encoding zinc finger MYM-type protein 2-like, with amino-acid sequence MYLINNQNVGILLLFVVSDVVVKMAESFAANTVSRFRSPKTGEEDTKMLEGSIPKSTAYRNKWAVKMFHQWQINRRVQVPVLDAGGAFKVKDYGDLSKVQSLSTDLANLDANALNYWLSKFVQEVANSKRKVYPARTLYGIVCGIRRHLEETGGSEALNPLDASDKSRCLDAEMKDSTRQGVSLQPKKEEKEAVTDEDEEKFWSAGLFGSGTAKQLLDTIYFYNGKMFGLRGGEHRKTNCDVKIFVNEKNELAV; translated from the exons atgtatcttataaataatcaaaatgtgggaattttgttgttgttcgttGTAAGTGATGTGGTAGTAAAGATGGCAGAGTCTTTTGCAGCAAATACCGTAAGCCGATTTCGTTCTCCAAAAACTGGGGAAGAAGATACAAAGATGCTGGAAGGGAGCATTCCTAAGTCAACTGCCTACAGAAACAAATGGGCGGTTAAAATGTTTCACCAATGGCAGATAAATAGAAGAGTTCAAGTTCCTGTACTTGATGCTGGTGGCGCTTTTAAAGTCAAAGATTATGGAGATTTATCCAAAGTTCAGTCGTTGAGTACAGATTTGGCAAATTTGGATGCCAATGCTTTAAACTACTGGCTGAGTAAATTTGTCCAGGAGGTTGCGAATAGTAAAAGGAAGGTATATCCAGCAAGGACCCTTTATGGAATTGTCTGTGGCATCCGAAGGCATTTAGAAGAAACTGGGGGAAGTGAAGCATTAAATCCTTTAGATGCTTCGGATAAAAG TCGTTGTCTTGATGCCGAGATGAAGGATAGCACGCGGCAAGGTGTGAGTTTGCAAccaaagaaagaagagaaggaAGCTGTCACAGACGAGGACGAAGAAAAGTTCTGGAGTGCAGGATTATTTGGCAGTGGAACAGCTAAGCAATTATTAGATACTATTTATTTCTATAATGGCAAAATGTTTGGCTTGCGTGGTGGTGAACATAGGAAGACGAATTGTGATGTAAAAAtttttgtcaacgaaaaaaaTGAACTGGCAGTGtag